Sequence from the Sphingomonas koreensis genome:
TGATCCAGCTCTCCTTCGGGTTCACCTCTGCGATCGTCGTCGTCAGTTCATCCCAGTCTGCATGATCCGAAATCACGAGCGGCAGCTCGACCATCCGCTGCCGCGCGCGTTGCCGCACACGCATCCAGCCCGAGGCCATGGCGGTGATGGGATCGGGCAGCCGCCGGGACCAGCGGTCATTCAGGGCGGCGGGTGGCGCGAGCACGATCTGTCCCCGCATCGCGTCCTTGGCGGTTTCGCTGACCAGCCGCAAATCACCCAGTTCGACGCCATGCTCGGTATAGAGCGCGCACATCCGTTCCAGCGCGCCGTGGATATAGATGGGCAGCGCCCATCCACCCGCGCGCAGTTCGGCGATCACCCGCTGCGCCTTGCCCAGCGCATAGGCGCCGACGAGGACGCAGCGCTCAGGTTCGGCGCGGACCGCGGCGATCAGTTTGCCAACCTCGTCCGCGGTCGGCGGGTGTCGGAACACCGGCAGGCCGAAGGTCGCCTCGGTAACGAGGATATCGCACGGCACAACCTCGAACGGCGCGCAGGTCGGGTCCGGCCGTCGCTTGTAGTCCCCGGTCACGACGATCCGTTCGCCTGCATAGTCCATCGCGATCTGTGCGCTGCCCAGCACGTGCCCGGCCGGATGAAAGGTGAAACGCACCCCGCCGCGTTCGAATCCGTCCTGATAGGAAAAGGCAGCATTGTGAGCCGCCCCGGCATCCACACCGTAGCGCAGCGACATGATTGCTAATGTCTCAGGCGTTGCGAACACGGCGCCATGCCCGCTGCGCGCATGATCGGCATGGCCATGCGTCACGACGGCGCGTTCTACCGGTTGGGACGGATCAATCCACAGATCGGCAGGCCGCACATACAGCCCGTGTGAATGGGGTTCGACCCAGCTCGCCGCGCCCGCGCTCACCACGACGAAGTCAACGCGTGCTCATCATGTGCCGGGCGGGCGGAGACGGCCGGCGAGGGTGACCTTGGGCGCATTCGGGTTGGTGCTCTGCTCTCGCCGATCCTCTCGCAGAAAACCGCCGCACGGGGGAAGAGTTCCCGCTTCGCCTATCCACTCTGGAGGCACGCCAGGACAGCCGTCCGGAAGCGCCCGCCAAATCTGCTGGGGAACCGTTACGTGATTGGAATGTTGTGCTTTTATCTCTAGCAGCTGGGAAGATGCCATGGGTGGCGCGCTATCATCGGATTCCTGTTCAACGCCGATCGCGGATCGCGATTTCAAGCAAATGCTGGCCGACGTCATTCCCCAATTGCGCGCATTCGCACGCAGCCTTTGCGGCGAACGCGAGCTTGCCGATGACCTGGTGCAGGAGACGATGCTCAAGGCTTGGGGAGCCAGGACGGTGTTCGAACCCGGCACCAACTTTCGGGCCTGGACCTTCACGATCCTGCGGAACCATTATTTCACGCTTCAGCGCCGCAAGCGCTTCGTTGGGCAGTGGGACGATCTGGTCGCCGAGCGCCTGCTCTGCGCGCCGGCCGCGCAGGATGGTGTCGTCGAGCTTCGCGATATGCTGCGCGCGCTTCAGCAACTTCCGCCGGACCAGCGAGAAGCGCTGGTCCTCGTCGGCGCCGGAGGCATCTCCTACGAAGAGGCGGCGAAGATCACCGGCGTCGCGACCGGTACGGTGAAGAGCCGGGTTTCGCGAGCCCGGGCCACGCTCGAGGCGCTGATGGGAGACGGAAAGCTGGCGCAGACACGGGCCGAGTTCGACGAGGCGGACGATCCGGTCGTTAGCATCTTCGCATATATCGAAGGCGCAAAGGCGCGCGGCCGTGCGGTGCCCGAAAGCGGCAGCCTCGACGCGTTGGCCGCCTAGCACCCAGACAGAAGGAGGGCGCATGCTCGAAACGGATACGGACGTCCTGGACGACTTTGGCGAGGCGGTTCTCAACGGCCTCTCGCTTGCGCAGAAGGCGATCCCTGCGCGCTATTTCTATGACCGGCGCGGCTCCGAGCTGTTCGAGGAAATCACTCGGCTCCCCGAATATTACCCGACCCGTACCGAGACCGATCTTCTCCGCGTGCATGCCGGCGATCTCGCACGGCTTGCCGGTTACGGCCGTACGCTGGTTGAATTCGGGGCGGGTTCGGCGACCAAGACTCCTTTGCTTCTGACCGCGATTGCCGCGCCCACCTATGTCCCGATCGACATTTCGGGCGAGTTCCTGAACGATTCGGCCGCCGCCCTCAAGCAACGCTATCCGACGGTGCAGGTGCTCCCGGTTATCGGCGATTTCACCAAGTCCCTTGTTCTTCCCCGTTTCAGTGGCCCGCTTACCGGCTTCTTCCCCGGTTCGACCATCGGTAACTTCGGACACCGGGCCGCGACGGACCTGCTGCGTTCGTTTCGCGCGATCCTCGGCGAGAATGCCCGTCTCGTCATCGGCATCGACACACGCAAGAATCCGCGGCTTCTCGAAGCGGCCTATGACGATGCGTGCGGCGTGACGGCTGCCTTCAACCTCAACCTTCTTCACCGGATCAATCGCGAGCTCGGCGGGACGATAGCCGTGGACGCCTTCGAGCATCGTGCGGTCTGGCACGATGGGCTTGGCCGGATTGAGATGCACCTTCTTGCGAATATGGATATGACGTTCCGTGTGGCGGGGCAGCAGTTCAGCATGCGAGCGGGCGAAACGATCCATACCGAGAACAGCTACAAGTATACCCCTGAGGAAGCGCGGCTGCTCGCGCGAGCCTCGGGGTGGGAGCCGCTGGCGTTCTGGACCGATCCGCACAATTGTTTCGGCCTGCATGTCTGGGCCGCGGCCGACGATGAGGCCGGGCCGTGACGCAGAACGCCCGACCGGTGCGGTCCGGCCGACCGGATCCCGAGCAGCGCTTTCGATTGGTCCGCGATGCAACCGAAGCCCTCACCGCGACCTTGTCGGCGGAAGATTGTCAGGTTCAGTCGATGCCCGACGCCAGTCCGGCGAAATGGCATCTTGCACACACAAGCTGGTTCTTCGAGACATTCCTCCTTTTGCCGTTGCTTCCCGGCTATCGCGCCTTCGATCCCGCCTATGCGACCCTCTTCAATTCTTACTATGTGGGTGTCGGCGCGCGCCACCCGCGCGCCGAACGGGGCCTGATCTCACGCCCCTCGCTCGAAGATATCCATGCCTATCGCCGGCATATCGACAAGGCCATGCTCCATCTCATCGCCAGCGTCGCTCCGGCGCGGTGGCTGGGTCTGCTTGAGCTCGGTATCCATCACGAGCAACAGCACCAGGAACTCATTCTGATGGATATTCAGCATGCGCTTTCCTGCAATCCGATCGCGCCGGCCTATCGTGAGAAGGGCCCCGGGTTCGCCGCACCAGGCGAGCTTGAATGGAGCGAGATCCCGGGTGGCTTGTACACGATCGGTGATAACGGCGAAGGCTTCGCCTTCGACAACGAGGGGCCTTGTCATCGGATATGGCTGGAGCCCTTTCGTATCACCAACCGGCTGACAACGGCGGGCGAGTATCTCCGCTTCATTGAGGATAATGGCTATCGGCGGCCGGAGTTGTGGCTGTCCGACGGGTGGGCCGCGGTTGAGGCGAACGGCTGGGGCGCGCCGCTCTACTGGCATCAGAGCGACTCCGGCTGGACCCGTTTTGCCCTGGACGGACGCCAGCCGCTCGATCTCTCCGAGCCCGTTCTCCATCTCAGCTATTATGAAGCGGATGCCTATGCCCGTTGGGCGGGCCACCGCCTGCCGACCGAAGCGGAATGGGAGACCGCGGCGACCCGATCTTCGCTCCGGCAGCTATTCGACCAGGGCTGGCAATGGACCGCTTCCCCCTATGTCGCCTATCCCGGCTTCGCGCCCGCTGCAGGAGCCGTCGGCGAATATAATGGGAAATTCATGGTCAATCAGATGGTCTTGCGCGGTGGATCGCTCGCGACCCCGGTCGGCCATTCCAGGCCGACCTACCGTAACTTCTTCCCACCAGCCGCGCGCTGGATGTTCTCGGCGCTCAGGCTTGCGTCCGGCTGAATCGAAGGCGGCGGTTGCGTGCCTATCTTGAAGTGCCCCTATCCATGGCGGGGGTTGGATCTGACCAACATACTGTCTTGATGCGGGAAAATGTGGAACATATAAAGAACTCATGGCCCAGCTCGATGTCCGGGAAAAGCTCGCGATCCTTGCCGATGCGGCAAAATATGACGCGTCGTGCGCCTCGTCCGGGACGAAGAAGCGCGACAGCGCCGGCAGTAAGGGGATCGGATCGACCGAAGGTATGGGCATCTGTCACGCCTATGCGCCGGACGGCCGCTGCATCAGCCTGCTCAAGATCCTGCTGACCAACAGCTGCATCTTCGACTGCCATTATTGCATCAACCGCAAGAGTTCGAACGTTCGCCGTGCGCGCTTCACGGTGCGGGAAGTGGCCGATCTCACCCTCGCATTCTACCGGCGCAATTATATCGAGGGGCTATTCCTCTCGTCCGGCATCATCCGCTCACCCGACTATACGATGGAGCAGATCGTCGAGGTGGCCCGGACATTGCGGGAAGATCATGATTTTCGCGGCTATATCCATCTCAAGACCATTCCCGATGCCGATCCCGACCTGATCCGCCGTGCGGGCCTCCACGCCGACCGGATCTCGATCAATGTCGAGCTGCCGACCGTCGCGGGCCTGGAGCGGCTAGCGCCCGAGAAGAACGCGGGACGGATCGAGGGTGCGATGGGCACGATGGACGCGGCGATACTTGACGGCGCCGATGCGAAGGCGCGTTACAGGTCGGCGCCCGATTTTGCCCCGGCAGGCCAGTCGACCCAGATGATCGTCGGGGCGGACGCGGCCACCGATGCGGCGATCGTGAAACGCGCGGCGTCGCTTTATGACCGGTTTCACCTCCGCCGCGTCTACTACTCGGCCTTCTCGCCGATTCCGGATGCGAGCGCGGTGCTCCCGCTCATCCGGCCGCCATTGATGCGCGAACACCGGCTCTACCAGGCGGACTGGATGATGCGCTTCTACGGCTATTCCAGTCGTGAGGTCGCGGATTCGGCGGACGCCGGGGGCAACCTTCCGCTCGATATCGATCCCAAGCTCGCCTGGGCGCTCAAGCACCGCGACTTCTTTCCGCTCGACGCCAATCGGGCACCGCGCGAGGCATTGTTGCGCATTCCTGGGCTCGGTGTGCGCGCGGTGGACGGCATCATCGCCGCGCGGCGCCATCGCCGGCTTCGGCTCGAGGATATCGGCCGCCTGACCGTCTCGATCGCGCGATTGCGCCCGTTCCTCATCGCCGCCGACTGGCGCCCCACCGCGCTCGCCGATGCGCTGCTGGCGCCGCGCGCACCCAAGGCGAGGCAGCTGGAGCTGTTCGGTGCGTGAACTCCGCACGGCCCATCTTGCCGCGCCGGACGATTTCGATGGCTGGCGAAGCGCGGCCCGGGCGCTGATCCTGGACGGCACCGCGCCGGATGACGTGCTATGGCAGGTCGAAGGCGAAGACGATCTGTTCGGTGCGCCACCCACGATGGCCGCCATTGCCGAAGGTGCCTTTTCCGTTCCGCGGCCCTTCGTCGATCTCGCGCGGACCGTGATCTGTCACCGCGATCCCGAGCGCTTCTCGCTGCTATTCGGATTGCTCTGCCGTCTGCGCGAAGAGCCGCGGGCGATGGAGGACGGGGCCGATCCGCTGATTCGCCGGCTCGCCCGCCTGGCCAGCGCGGTCCGGCGCGACATGCACAAGATGCGCGCCTTTCTGCGTTTCCGCGAGCTGAGTGAGGGGGAGGAGGGGCGCTATGTCGCCTGGTTCGAGCCCGAGCATCACATCGTGCGCGCCAATGCGGGGTTCTTCGTGCGCCGCTTTGCCAGCATGCGCTGGTCGATTTTGACCCCCGACCTCTCGCTCCACTGGGACGGTGAAGCGCTGTCGGAAGGGCCGGGCGCGAGCAGGGCCGAGGCGCCGGACGGTGATCCGGTGGAGGCAGTCTGGAAGACTTACTATGCGTCAATCTTCAACCCGGCGCGCGTGAAGATCGGCGCGATGCTGAAGGAGATGCCGAAGAAGTACTGGAGAAACATGCCCGAGACCGCGCTGGTGCCGGGCCTGATCGCGGGCGCACAGAGGCAGGAGAGGGCAATGGTCGCGACCTCCGCCGCCGGGATGACCGGCGACAATGCGACGAAGAGCTGGAACGCGCTGCGCACCGAGGCCAAGCGCTGCACCCGCTGCGACCTTCATCGATGCGCGACGCAGACGGTGTTCGGTGAGGGGCCGCTGGATGCCGACATTGTCTTCGTCGGCGAGCAACCGGGCGATCAGGAGGATCTCGCGGGCAGACCCTTTGTCGGCCCAGCGGGGCAGCTTTTCGACCGTGCGCTGGTTGAGGCCGGAATCGATCGCACGCGCGCCTACGTCACCAATGCGGTCAAGCATTTCAAGTTCGAGCGGCGGGGCAAGCGGCGCATTCACGACAAGCCCAACGCGGGTGAAATCTCAGCCTGCCGCTGGTGGCTGGAACGCGAACTGACGCTGATCCGCCCGCGGATCACCGTCGCGCTCGGCGCGACGGCGGCGCGATCGCTGTTCGGCAGGGCCGTGACGGTTTCGGCGCTGCGCGGCGAAGCGCAGCCGCTGCCCGAGGGCGGGGAGGCCTGGGTCACCGTCCATCCCAGCTATTTGCTGCGCGTGCGGGAGGACAAAGACGAGGAATATGCGCGCTTCGTGGAAGATCTTCGCCGGATCGGTGCGCAGCGGGCAGGCCGATGGAGGGATTCATAGTTGCGGCAATCGCTGCGCCGCGAAGCCCCAGCCTTTCAGCGTCTTCGACCGTTCCCACAGCGTTTCGGCGTCCCCGATATCGAACGGGTGCGCGTCCTTCATCCCCGAAAGCTCGGTCCAGTCGATCGGTATCGCGACAGGCGCGCCTGCCCGCGCCCGCGCGGAATAGGGCAGGATTGCGGTGCTGCCGCGCTGGTTGCGAAGCCAGTCGATGAAGATGCGGCCCTTGCGCTTCGCCTTGCTCATCGTCGCGACGAAGCGATCCAGTTCGGCCGCGCTAAGCGCATGGGCGAAGCGGGAAGCGAAATCCTTGTGCGTTTCCCAGTCATGACCGGGCGTCAGCGGCACGACGACATGCACGCCCTTGCCCCCCGACAACATGGCAAAGGAGACGAGACCGATGGCGCTCAGTTGGTCGCGGATGTCGGCGGCAGCCGTCCGCACGCGGGCGAAGTCCATGCCCTCGTCCGGATCGAGGTCGAAGATCATCCGGTCGGGCAGCTCGACCGCGTCGGCGCGAGACGCCCAGCCATGGAATTCGATCGTTCCCATCTGGACGCAGGCGAGGAGGCCGTCGGCATCGTCGACATAGATATAGTCCTCTGTCCCGCCGTCCTTCTCGCGGATCGGCACGTGATGGACATGATCACCGAATGCGCCGCTGTCGTGCTTCTGGAAGAAGCAGTTCCTGGAGCGCCCCTGCGGGCAACGGACCAGGCTGACCGGGCGGTTGGCGGCGAAGGGGAGCATCAGCGGGGCGATGCGCGCATAATAGTCGGCCAGATCGCCCTTGGTCTGACCGCTGTCGGGGAAGATGACGCGTTCGCGGCTGCTGATCTTCACCCCGCTCTCGGGCGGCGGCGCGGGGGCCGGCTTTTCCGGTTTCACAGACTTTGCCGGTTTGTCGGTGCGCAGGCCGAGGAAGCTGCCATGGCGGACGCGACCGTCACCGGTGAATTCGGCGAAGGCGACTTCCGCGACCAGCTTCGGCTCGATCCAGTGCGCGCCGCGCGCCTCGGCGCGGGGAACTTCGGCGGGGGCGTCCCGGGTGGCGAGCGGTTTCATCGCGGCGGCGAGTTCGTCCATCGTGCCCGAGTCGAAGCCGGTGCCGACCTTGCCCTTGTAGGTCAGCGTCTTCCCCTCATGCTGGGCGAGGAGGAGTGAGGCGAAGGCGCGGCCCTTCGCCTTGCTCGCGGTCCAGCCGATCACCACGAATTCCTGCCGGCGGGTGCATTTGACCTTGACCCAGTTGCGAGTGCGACCGCTGCGATAGGCGTCGTCGATGCGCTTGGCGATGATCCCTTCCTGCCCCGCATCGCATAGCGACCGGTAGAGCCTTTCCCCCGCGCCGATCAGGTGATCGGCAACTCGGATCGGTGACTCGGCATGGGCGAGCAGCGCTTCCAGCCGCTCCTTGCGCTCGATCATGGGCAGCGGCTTGAGGTCGGCTCCGTCGAGCGAGAGCAGGTCGAAGGCGAAGAAGTGAAAGGGCGTGTCGGCGCGCTGTTCGCCGTGGCCGCGCTTGAGCACCGATTGCAGCACGGAGAAGCTAGGATTGCCGTTCGCATCGAAGGCGACCACCTCGCCGTCGATCAGCGCGGGCGGAAGGTCGAGCGCGGCGATGGCCTGTACCAGAGGCCCGAACTTGGCGGTCCAGTCTAGGCCGTTGCGGGTGTAGACCTTCACTTCGCCGCCGCGCGCCGCGATCAGCAGGCGATAACCGTCATATTTGATTTCGTGCAGCCACTCATTGCCGGTGGGCACATCATCGACCAGCGTCGCCAGCTGCGGCTTGACGAAGCGGGGGAGCGGGGCCGCGCGCGACTTGCTCTTTTCCTGTGCCTTGCCCCCGATGCGGGCATTGTGCACTTTCGCCGCCTGCATCTTCCGGGCGAATGCCTTGCCCTTGATGCCCTTGAGCGACTGGGTGCCGGCGGTGTCCGCCTCGATCTGCGCCAGCGACCGGCCGGTGAGCACGCTGGTGAGGCCGCGTTCGACCAGCGTGTCGCCCTGGCCCGCCTCCGCATCGTCGATCTTGCGTAGCAGCCAGTTCTCGCGCTTCTCGCCCGGGCGACCCTTCATGCGCACCAGCAGCCATTCGCCTTTCATCCGCTCGCCATGGAGGACGAAGTGGAGATGGCCGTCCTCCAGGTCGTCGGCGCGCTTGCCAGCGACCGGCTCCCAGGTGCCGCGATCCCACAGCATGACGGTGCCGCCGCCATATTCGCCTTTCGGGATATTCCCCTCGAACTCCCCATAGTCGAGCGGGTGATCCTCGGTGCGGACCGCCAGGCGTTTGTCGGCGGGGTCGCAGCTCGGGCCCTTTGTGACCGCCCAGCTTTTGAGGACGCCGTCGATCTCGAGCCGGAAATCCCAGTGAAGCCGCGTCGCGGCGTGCTTCTGGACGACGAAGCTGTTGCCGCGCTTCTTCGCGACCTTGCCCCTGGGTTCCTTCGTGCGGGTGAAGTCGCGTTTAGCGTTGTAGATATCCAGGGGGTTCGCGGCCGTCATTGCTTGTCCTCGCCATCCGGATTCAGCCAGCGGCGTTCGACAAAGCCGAGCAGGCTCAGCATCGCGACCGCGACGATGGTGGCGCTGACGACGAGCGGCCACAGCGCTGCGCCGCAGGCGATGCCGATCATCGAGGCGAGCCAGACATGCGCGGCGGTGGTGAGATTCCTGATCTCGCCCTTGCTGAACACGATCAGCCCGGCCGCGATGATGCCGGTGAACGCGGCCGACGCCTCGAATACCCGCAGCGGGTCAATACTGCCCTGTCCGCGCAGCTGTCCGTGCAGGGCGATGGCACAGACCGTCATCAGCGCGCTGGTGAAGCAGATCATGCCATGCGTGCGCAGACCCGCGGGATGGCCGCGAAGCTCCCGGTCCAGTCCCAGCAGCAGCCCCAGGACGGTCGCGGCCCCGAGCCGCAGCAGCACCGGCCCGTCGATCAGGTGAAGCGGTGTATCCGGGTTTAGGATCATCCTGCGCGCTTGCGTTTGGCGGGGCTTGCCCGCTTGGTTGTCGCGGGTGCCTTCGCTGGGCTACGCGCCTTCTTCGCGGCGGGCTTGCGTGCGGCCTCGCCGGCTGATTTCTTGAGAGCGGCCATCAGGTCGATGACGTTGCTTCCGCTTCGCCCGCCCGGCTGGTCGTCGACCTCCTCGATGATGCGCTTGCCCTTGGCCTTTTTCTTCTTGTCGATCAGCCGGTGGAGCGCATCGACATAGCGATCGTGGAACTCCTCCGGCTTGAACGGGGCGGTGCGCTTCTCGATGATGCTGGTGGCAAGGTCGAGCATGTCCTCATCGGCGGTCTCCTCCGGCATGCCGCGGAAATAGGTCTGCGCCTTGTTCACCTCATCGGCATAGCGCAGCACTTCGAGCACCAGTCCGCGCCCGCACGGCTTGAGCGAGACAAGCTGCTCGCGCCCGCGCACCGAAAGCTGGCCGAGGCCGACCTTCCTCGTCTGGCGCAGGGCGTCGCGCAGCACGGCATAGGCCTCTTCCGCCAGATCGTCGGCGGGGACGACGAAATAGGGCTTTTCGTAATAGAGGACGTCGATCGCGTCCGCGTCGACGAACTGGATGAGATCCAGCGTCTTGCGGCTCTCGATCTTCACCGCGTCGATCTCGTCCTGCTCGAGCAGGACGTAATTGCCCTTCGACAGCTCATACCCTTTTAGGATTTCGTCGCGATCGACCGGCCCGACGCCGCTGACCACCTTTTCGTACCGGATCGGCTTGCCGGTGGGTTCGTGGATCTGGCGGAAACTCACCGCGGCGCCGGATTTGGTCGCGGGATAGACCTCGACCGGGATGGACACGAGCGCCAGCTTGATCTGGCCTTGCCAATATGCGCGTGCAGCCATGCGGAACCTCCAGACCGTCAAGCGTGCGGAGGGGGGGATGGTTCCGATGGCTTTGATCTGACCGAACATCCGCGTCGAAACGCCCGGAACGGCGGCGCCACGAGATCGATTCCGTTTCTGCGCATCTTGCCGAATCGTTCGGCACGCGCGCGACGGATCGGACGCCCTTTGCGGCAATTCCGATTGGCGGGCACCGTGCGCGAAAATCCCGTGGCGGTCCCGGCGTGGTTCGGCTTAGACTGGCGGGACCCCGCATCAGGCTCGGGAGGGGCGATGAGTATCTACCGGTGGTTCTGGATCTGCGCTGCCGCCGTCGCGACACCCGCATTGGCCCAAGATGCCGATCCGGCCGCACTCGACTATGGCGCTGCGCAGGCGCGGCTGCTTCAGCGATCGGATGCCATCGCCGCGTCGGACGCCAATGTTCGCAGCAAGGAGGCGCAGGAAGGGGCAACGCGCACGCTGACTCGTCCGGATGTGGATTTCGAGGCGCAGCTGCTCGAATATCAGAAGACCCTGTATCTGCCGCTCGGCTCGCTGGCACCGGTGGCGCAGGCGTTCGGGATCCGCGATCCGCTGCGCTTCCAGCAGCGGCGCGACAGCGCCAGGCCGATCGTCACCGCGACGCTGCCGATCTATACCGGCGGGCAGATTTCCGGCACCCAGGCCGGCGCGAAGGCACAGGTCGCGCAGGCGAGGGCGGACCAGGCGCTCGCGGTCGACAATGCGCTCGTTCAGCTGGTGAACGCCTATTACGGGCAGCAGCTGGCGGAGCGGGCGCTGGGGGTACGCCGCGATGTTCTGACCGGTCTCGAGCGCCATGTGTCCGACGCGACGAAACTGGAACGCGAACGGTTCATCAGCCGGGCGCAACGGCTGCAGGCCGAAGTCGCGCGCGACGATGCGGCGCGCGAATATGAAAAGGCGATCGCGGACCTAGCCACGGCGAACGCGGCACTTGCCGGCCTGCTCCGCGCGCCTGCCGGGGTACGACCGATCAGTCCGCTGTTCATTATCTCGCACAGCCTTCCCCCTCTTGCGGTATTCAAGGCGGCGGCGCTCGACCACCACCCGCAGCTTGCCCGGCTGGAGGCGCTCGAGGATCAGGCGGCGGCCGGCGTCACGCTGCAGCAGAGCAAGCTGCGGCCGACGGTCTATGCATTCGGCCAGTATAATTTCGACCGCCGGGATTCGCTGCTCACCGATCCGGACTGGTCCGTCGGGATCGGGGTCAAGTACAAGCTCGCCTCAGGCCTTGGCCGTCGCCAGTCGGTTGAGGCCGCAAGGCAGGTCGCGGAGCAGGCAAGAGCGGGCGTCCGGGAGGCACGGACGCAGCTTGAGATCGGCGTCACCCAAGCCTGGTACGCGGTCGAGGCCGCACGGAAACGTTTCCTGCTTCTCGACGGCGCGGTGGCCTCGTCGCAGGAAAATCTGCGGCTGCAGACCTTGTCCTTCCGCGAGCAGCAGGCGACGTCGCTCGACGTGATCGATGCCGAGCTGGGGCTGGGTCGCGTCCGCGTTCAGCGCGCGCAGGCGGCGAACGAATATGTGCAGGCGCTCGCCCAGTTGCTGAATGTCAGCGGGCAGATGTCGAAGATGCCGGACTATGTCGCACAGGCCGACAAGGTGATCCCATGAACGAAGAGACGCCCGCAGAAGCCGCCAAGCCCGAGCCGCCCCCTCGTAAGGCTGTGGTGCCTGAAAAGCCGGAAGCTGCGCCCGCCCCGGCGACGGAGCCTGATCCCGTACCTGAAGCGGAGCCGGCACAGCGCGATCGGCCTCGCTGGTTGCTCCAGGTCATCGTCATTGCGATCATTGCAGCGCTCGGCACTGGCTTGTGGCTCAGCTACCGGCCCGTGCCCGACCAGATTCAGGGCATGGTCGATGCGCGTGAGTTGCGCGTCACCAGCAAGGTGACCGGGCGAATCGCCGCATTCCATGTCGAGGAAGGCCAGGCGGTGCGTGCAGGGCAGCTGCTCTACACGATCACCAGCCCCGAAGTCGCCGCGAAGGAGCAGCAGGCCGGCGGCGCGCTTGCAGCAGCACAGGCGGTGGAGAGCAAGGCCGAGGAGGGCGCGCGGACCGAGGATATTCGCGCTGCCGAAGCCCAGTGGCGCCGTGCACAGGCTGCGGCTGATCTGGCCGGAGCGACGGCGGCGCGGACTCAGCGGCTGTTCAACGAAGGCGTGATCGCCGGGCAGAAGGCGGACGAGGCGCGCACGAACGCCATCGCCTCCGCCGAAGCGGCCAAGGCCGCGCGCGCGCAATATGACCTGGCGCGTGCAGGTGCGCGGCGGCAGGACAAGGCGGCGGCGGCCGGGCAGGTGCAGCAGGCGCGCGGCGCTGCGGCGGAAGTCGCGGCAGCCGCGGCCGAGACGCGCATCCTTGCGCCATCGGACGGCGAAGTCGGCAAGCGCCTTGCC
This genomic interval carries:
- the ligD gene encoding DNA ligase D; the protein is MTAANPLDIYNAKRDFTRTKEPRGKVAKKRGNSFVVQKHAATRLHWDFRLEIDGVLKSWAVTKGPSCDPADKRLAVRTEDHPLDYGEFEGNIPKGEYGGGTVMLWDRGTWEPVAGKRADDLEDGHLHFVLHGERMKGEWLLVRMKGRPGEKRENWLLRKIDDAEAGQGDTLVERGLTSVLTGRSLAQIEADTAGTQSLKGIKGKAFARKMQAAKVHNARIGGKAQEKSKSRAAPLPRFVKPQLATLVDDVPTGNEWLHEIKYDGYRLLIAARGGEVKVYTRNGLDWTAKFGPLVQAIAALDLPPALIDGEVVAFDANGNPSFSVLQSVLKRGHGEQRADTPFHFFAFDLLSLDGADLKPLPMIERKERLEALLAHAESPIRVADHLIGAGERLYRSLCDAGQEGIIAKRIDDAYRSGRTRNWVKVKCTRRQEFVVIGWTASKAKGRAFASLLLAQHEGKTLTYKGKVGTGFDSGTMDELAAAMKPLATRDAPAEVPRAEARGAHWIEPKLVAEVAFAEFTGDGRVRHGSFLGLRTDKPAKSVKPEKPAPAPPPESGVKISSRERVIFPDSGQTKGDLADYYARIAPLMLPFAANRPVSLVRCPQGRSRNCFFQKHDSGAFGDHVHHVPIREKDGGTEDYIYVDDADGLLACVQMGTIEFHGWASRADAVELPDRMIFDLDPDEGMDFARVRTAAADIRDQLSAIGLVSFAMLSGGKGVHVVVPLTPGHDWETHKDFASRFAHALSAAELDRFVATMSKAKRKGRIFIDWLRNQRGSTAILPYSARARAGAPVAIPIDWTELSGMKDAHPFDIGDAETLWERSKTLKGWGFAAQRLPQL
- a CDS encoding MgtC/SapB family protein, coding for MILNPDTPLHLIDGPVLLRLGAATVLGLLLGLDRELRGHPAGLRTHGMICFTSALMTVCAIALHGQLRGQGSIDPLRVFEASAAFTGIIAAGLIVFSKGEIRNLTTAAHVWLASMIGIACGAALWPLVVSATIVAVAMLSLLGFVERRWLNPDGEDKQ
- a CDS encoding Ku protein; the encoded protein is MAARAYWQGQIKLALVSIPVEVYPATKSGAAVSFRQIHEPTGKPIRYEKVVSGVGPVDRDEILKGYELSKGNYVLLEQDEIDAVKIESRKTLDLIQFVDADAIDVLYYEKPYFVVPADDLAEEAYAVLRDALRQTRKVGLGQLSVRGREQLVSLKPCGRGLVLEVLRYADEVNKAQTYFRGMPEETADEDMLDLATSIIEKRTAPFKPEEFHDRYVDALHRLIDKKKKAKGKRIIEEVDDQPGGRSGSNVIDLMAALKKSAGEAARKPAAKKARSPAKAPATTKRASPAKRKRAG
- a CDS encoding TolC family protein produces the protein MSIYRWFWICAAAVATPALAQDADPAALDYGAAQARLLQRSDAIAASDANVRSKEAQEGATRTLTRPDVDFEAQLLEYQKTLYLPLGSLAPVAQAFGIRDPLRFQQRRDSARPIVTATLPIYTGGQISGTQAGAKAQVAQARADQALAVDNALVQLVNAYYGQQLAERALGVRRDVLTGLERHVSDATKLERERFISRAQRLQAEVARDDAAREYEKAIADLATANAALAGLLRAPAGVRPISPLFIISHSLPPLAVFKAAALDHHPQLARLEALEDQAAAGVTLQQSKLRPTVYAFGQYNFDRRDSLLTDPDWSVGIGVKYKLASGLGRRQSVEAARQVAEQARAGVREARTQLEIGVTQAWYAVEAARKRFLLLDGAVASSQENLRLQTLSFREQQATSLDVIDAELGLGRVRVQRAQAANEYVQALAQLLNVSGQMSKMPDYVAQADKVIP
- a CDS encoding efflux RND transporter periplasmic adaptor subunit, which encodes MNEETPAEAAKPEPPPRKAVVPEKPEAAPAPATEPDPVPEAEPAQRDRPRWLLQVIVIAIIAALGTGLWLSYRPVPDQIQGMVDARELRVTSKVTGRIAAFHVEEGQAVRAGQLLYTITSPEVAAKEQQAGGALAAAQAVESKAEEGARTEDIRAAEAQWRRAQAAADLAGATAARTQRLFNEGVIAGQKADEARTNAIASAEAAKAARAQYDLARAGARRQDKAAAAGQVQQARGAAAEVAAAAAETRILAPSDGEVGKRLAQPGELVPQGFPVFLLTDVARPWVTLNLREDQLRGLARGAEISGTIPALGRQRARFRVAYLAPAGDFATWRATRQSSGFDVKSFEIRVVPVAPIRNLRPGMTVLFDWPQ